GGTCGGAAGCACTGCGTAAGCTGTCAACTTTGGTTGGACGAGTCCTTGTTCTCGAAGAGGTCGGCCTCGTCTGATGGTCTTGATGTCGAGTGCCGACCTTGCCGTGCGCTTCGCACCTTAACAAGGAAGTACAGCATCTCGGTTGAGCAGTACAGGCAGATGCTTGCCGGCCAGGGTGGTGCGTGCGCCATCTGCGGAGAGATTCCGACCGGCGGGCTTGGCCTGGTCGTCGACCATCAACACTCGTGCTGCTCCGGCAAGAGCAATTCCTGCGGCAGTTGCATCCGTGGGCTGCTCTGCCTATCGTGCAACGCCGCCATCGGGATGTTCAACGAAGACGTGGAACTGCTCCGCCGGGCTGCCGCCTACATTGCGGGGACCCGAAGCTCTCGGAGGTTGGGGTGAGTGAGCTTGGTTGCGCGCTTGACACCTGCACCGCTCCGCAGCGGTCTCTCGGGCTGTGCCATAGGCACTACACTCGATGGTACGCGATCGGCGACCCGCTGTGGGACGGCGACGACTGCACTAACTGCGGCCGGCGGCGCGCACGAACAACCGAAGGCGAGCTGCGGCGCTGCCGTTTCTGCCCGGAGATTCAGCGGCCAAAATGCAGCTTCCCGGGCTGTGTGCGGCCGATCCGGTGGAATTCGCTTTGCAACGGGCACGCGCAGCAGCAACGCAAACGAGCGGGTACCGGACGCCCGATGGAACCACTCCGCCCCCAGCGGCGCTCAAAGACTGCGGTTGCGATTCGCGACGGGCTCGGCCGCAGGCAATGCAGTATGTGTAAGGAATGGAAGCCTGAATCAGACTTCGGACCATCGAAGCTGATGTCCGACAGGCTGGATCCGCGGTGTCGCGCATGCGTCAACCGCCGGAATGTCGAGCTGATGTACAACCTGGCACCCGGCGAGTACGACCGCCTGTTAGAAAACCAGGGCGATGCCTGCGCGATCTGCCGCAGGCCCTTTGACGATGGCCGACGGCCGGTGGTCGACCACGACCACTCTTGCTGCCCCCACAAGCCCAAGAATGCTTGCGGGCGATGCGTGCGAGCCGTGCTCTGCGGCACGTGCAACTCAGGCCTCGGGATGCTCCGTGAGGACGCTCGGATCATCCGCCGGGCGATCACGTATCTGTCTGCGTCAGCCGACAACGGTGTTGCACCATGATCGCTGGTACCGCAACAGTTGTGGCCCTGCACAACCCATAGTTCGCACTCGAAAGGTCCTGGCGCTACAGGCCGGTGAACCGGGCGACGACCAGGGGAGTCATCCGGGACGATGACCAACTCCCGGCAGCGGGTGGAGGCGCCTCGGCGGCGGCTTGGCCGCACGACGGCACCCGACTTTGTGCCCGAACGATCGCACGCGCCGGAGCGCGTGACAGCGGCAGAACCGCAACATAGGGCGGCGACAACCACGACTCTATGGTCATCCTTCGCGATGAACTGCTGCTGGCGCCAAGATTGGGGCCCGCCATGCTGGTCGCGCTATGTTCTCGGTTCGGCAGAGCGACGATGATGGCGTCAGGAGTCACGGTTGCCGGCGCGCGGCGGGGGCGGTAGCTATGCGCGCCTGGTAGATTGCCCAACCTTTTCTGAACATCGCCGCCTCGATAGCATCCGGGCGCACGGCCGCTTGGTTAGTGGACTCAGTTCTGGCATGGTTGTGGGCGAATTCGAGCCACCGCTGGTATTGATCTGGGCCCCAAGGGCCGCGTTCCGTAATGTCCCAGTGTTCGACTTCCTTCAAAGCTGTGGCAACGAACTGGTCGAGGATCAGCGCGCGACCAGGTTGTGCGTCGGGCCGGGCATCCGCGAAGTACAGCAGCTTGGTGTAGAACGAGGGCCCGAGGTAGGGAAGCTTCTGCTCGCCGCCCAGGGCCAGCATCTCGTACGCCTTCGCCGGTCCCTGATCACGAAGGACGGTCAAAGTCTTAACGAGCTTGGCCGTGATGGACTTAGTCGTGTTCTTGGTGAAGACCTGAGCTCGACGGCCGACGAGGAATGCTCGGTCGCCGGTGCCCCAGGCGTAGCTGCCGACCAGAAGTCGCCCGACGTCGTCTGGACCGCCATTCGCTGCGGTGAGGAGGTCGCCACGCGTGATGTGTCGGTACTGCCGACCCCTGTTGGCCTCGGGCAGGTCGGATAGCCATGCCGTCCACCCTTCGGCGGGGACGCGTTGCTGCCACCAGCGTGGCCGAAAGTCGAACCCGTGTGTGAGAACCTCGCCAGGGGTCCAGAACGCATCGACGCCAAGTCGGTCTCTGAGCCCGATCGTCGCCTCCTGCCCGGTGTGGGCAGACTGTACCGGCGGGCATCGACCCGGAAACGACCCATGCTGCGTAAGCCCGGCCCAGGATGCCGAACCAGAAGGACTCTTGTACCACGGTACTCGGACTTCTCCACTTGGGCCGTAAGGCGTTGGCCGCGAGTATGGGGCCAGTCGTCCGTCCGCTCGCCGGGGCCGCGCCGCGCTCGGCGTGCTCCTGAGGACGGCCACCCGACGGGGCCCGATACGCCGCAGGCGACAGCAGCATCCTCGCTCGTCAGCCCCTCGGCGACCCTCGCCCAGAATGCCCGCTCGACACCCGGCCGGATCGGCGGCCCGCCCGGCGACCTCATCGCCGGACGGCCCGTCAACGTCGTCATCCACCCCGCTGGCCTGCCGACCAACACCTCCGCGATCGAGGTTGACGAGGTGAAGCAGTAGGCGGCCCCGACATAGCCGTCCGCGGGCGGGCGGGGCGGCGGAGGTGCGGCCGGATCGGGCGAGGGCGAAGACCAGGAGGATCAGGCCGGCGGTGGCGACGACCTCAGCGAGCCACGGGTTCCCTCCGCTGCGGCCGTGCGGGACCAGGCCACGGCCGGGAGGTCGAACATGAGGTCAGCCAGGACCCCCTGGTGATCGCGCCGCCGATCTTTGCGGCGGTGTAGGCGGCGAGATCGCGGGCGGTGGGGCCGGTGCCGGCGCGGCGGCCGAGCCACCAGTCGACGGCGGAGACGATCCGGTTGAGGTGCGCCCTAAATACCGGCCCGAAAGTCAGGATCAGCGCCCCCAACGCGTGGGCGGTGGCGATCGCGTTCTCTAGGAGCTCGAGCCCGGCCAGTTCGAGATCAAGCAATTGGTCCGAGCCAATCGCCTGTTCGGGGAAGCCCCGCACCCGATTGGCCGATCTCAAACGACCTATTGCCTCAGCTAGTGTCTTTGCGGTGGCGCCGACCTTGCTGGAGGACGCATGAGAAGCCACCGAGTTGTCCGAGCCGCTCTCGCCGTCACCGTACTAGCAAGCGGCCTCTCCGTAGGGGTTGGCGCGATCCGACCGGCTGCGGCCGACACAAATTGTGGGCGCGCACTCTTCATCGGGGCACGGGGATCGGGGGAAAGCGGCTCCGACAATGACGGACTTGGAATACCGGTCACTGCGACGAGGGACAGTCTGCTCGCATACGCTCAGCGCACAACGCTCAGTGCCTCAGACATCCATTTCGAGTCTGTGCCAGCGACGCAGTATCCAGCGATCAGCATCCCTGGGGCCATTCTTGAGAACGGTGGGTTGCCGTCCGCTTTCTGGGCGGCATACGAGGGAAGTGTATCGGATGGCTCAAACTGGCTCACGCTGAGGCTCCTGAACCGGGCCCGATCCTGCCCAAATGAAAGATTTGTCCTCGTCGGCTACTCGCAAGGGGCGCAAGTCGTCACCGATGCGCTGATTACACTGCAATCGGTTCCCTCGATCACCAAGCGCATCGCAGGCGTCGTGCTGTTCGGTAGCCCGGTATTTAGCCCCAATGATCAAACCATCAACGTCGAGCTACCAAAGAAAATTGCATGGTCCTCGAGCCGGCAAGGAATTTATCGGGCCCTCAGATCCCAGGCGCCGTTGGGCTCGACAAGCCAATTGAATGTGGTAGGAAATGAGGTACACATCGGTTCGTGGTGTTTGACCAAGGATGCGATCTGCAACTATTCCGCTGGAGATTCGCGTGCGCTGGTCGACGGATCTAGCACACATTTCGAGTATCCGCAGTTCGCGAAGGATGCCGGGAAGACCCTTGCGGACGACATCAAGGCCGCCGTCTTTAAGAAGGTTCCCCCACCACCCAACGCGCCGCTTGAGTTGTCAGTAGACAGTGGCGTACTTCCACACGCGCAGCAAGGCCTGGCGTATGAGCAGCCTATTACGGTGGGGGGCGGCCGGCCTCCGTACACGCTTGATCCGGAGCCCCTGAGCGGAGGGCTCCCCCCGGGTATCACTGTTGGCGACGCGCTCGACCTTCGCGGTACGCCAACCCGACCAGGAACATTTCAATTCGAACTCGGCGTAACCGACGCGCTGGGCCAGCGTGCGACAGCGGCGTTCACCCTGATTGTGGACGCTACATCGCTTACCCCCACGGCACCCGAGTTGGTGAGTGTCAACGCCGCTGGAACAGCCGCAGGCTCTCGGTACTCTGGATGGTCCGTTGCGCTCAGCGCCGACGGCCGGTACGTTGCCTTTGCATCGATGGCAAAGGATCTCGTTGCGCGCGATCAGCAAGCGGTCGGGCTTAACGTCTTCGTTCGCGACCGCGCAATGGGCACGACACAGTTGGTAAGTCAGCGGACCGACGGCTCCCCAATGGAGGAGTTTGCAGGTGCACTGAACCCGAAGATCACGGCGGATGGGCGCTACATCGCATTCGACTCGGATTCGGCAGTCCTCGTCGATCAAGACAGCAACGAAAGTCAGGACGTCTTCCTGCGTGATATCCAAGCAGGGACAACAACCCGCGTTAGTGTTTCCGGGCTCGGCATCGAAATCGACGGAACCAACCAGGTCCAATCGATAAGTCCGAACGGTCGCTACGTGGTCTTCAACAGCGATTCCGCCACGTTGAGCGGGGGGGCTACGGGCTTACACCTTTACGTGCGGGACATCTACAGTGCGACGACGACGCGGATCGACGCCGTCAGCTCGGCGGTGGGGTTCGTAAACGATGCCGGCACCGTTGTTTACCGCGGCGGAAACGAGTTCGGGCCAGGAACCGAAGGGATATTCCGCTGGACCAAGGATGGCGGTCGGCAACGGCTCGCCGATCCCGGACTGATCAATGTGAGCGACGACGGCAAGTGGCTCATCATCTACCAGCGCGACCGGGCGCAGCTCATTCGTATCGACACAGACACTCTTGCTCAGCAGACCCTGAGCACGGCAGGCGGTCCCTGCTGCACATCTGTCGACGGCCTGAGCGTATCCAGGAACGGGACCGCGACGTTCTCAACGAACGCGCCCGCGCTTACGACGCTCGCTGGTATGTCCGGGCAGCAGGTATACCAGGCTCTCGCATGGTCGATGGACGGACGAGTCGCGCTCGTCAGCGCAGCCACTGACGGTAGTCCCGGCAACGATAGGACGTACGCGACGGCGATCAGCGCCGACGCAGGCACGGTAGGCATGTTCTCCAGCGCTACGAACCTGGTGACCT
This sequence is a window from Micromonospora sp. NBRC 110009. Protein-coding genes within it:
- a CDS encoding endonuclease domain-containing protein; the protein is MLAGQGGACAICGEIPTGGLGLVVDHQHSCCSGKSNSCGSCIRGLLCLSCNAAIGMFNEDVELLRRAAAYIAGTRSSRRLG
- a CDS encoding endonuclease domain-containing protein — its product is MYNLAPGEYDRLLENQGDACAICRRPFDDGRRPVVDHDHSCCPHKPKNACGRCVRAVLCGTCNSGLGMLREDARIIRRAITYLSASADNGVAP
- a CDS encoding 8-oxoguanine DNA glycosylase OGG fold protein, with translation MDDDVDGPSGDEVAGRAADPAGCRAGILGEGRRGADERGCCCRLRRIGPRRVAVLRSTPSAARPRRADGRLAPYSRPTPYGPSGEVRVPWYKSPSGSASWAGLTQHGSFPGRCPPVQSAHTGQEATIGLRDRLGVDAFWTPGEVLTHGFDFRPRWWQQRVPAEGWTAWLSDLPEANRGRQYRHITRGDLLTAANGGPDDVGRLLVGSYAWGTGDRAFLVGRRAQVFTKNTTKSITAKLVKTLTVLRDQGPAKAYEMLALGGEQKLPYLGPSFYTKLLYFADARPDAQPGRALILDQFVATALKEVEHWDITERGPWGPDQYQRWLEFAHNHARTESTNQAAVRPDAIEAAMFRKGWAIYQARIATAPAARRQP
- a CDS encoding cutinase family protein, which produces MRSHRVVRAALAVTVLASGLSVGVGAIRPAAADTNCGRALFIGARGSGESGSDNDGLGIPVTATRDSLLAYAQRTTLSASDIHFESVPATQYPAISIPGAILENGGLPSAFWAAYEGSVSDGSNWLTLRLLNRARSCPNERFVLVGYSQGAQVVTDALITLQSVPSITKRIAGVVLFGSPVFSPNDQTINVELPKKIAWSSSRQGIYRALRSQAPLGSTSQLNVVGNEVHIGSWCLTKDAICNYSAGDSRALVDGSSTHFEYPQFAKDAGKTLADDIKAAVFKKVPPPPNAPLELSVDSGVLPHAQQGLAYEQPITVGGGRPPYTLDPEPLSGGLPPGITVGDALDLRGTPTRPGTFQFELGVTDALGQRATAAFTLIVDATSLTPTAPELVSVNAAGTAAGSRYSGWSVALSADGRYVAFASMAKDLVARDQQAVGLNVFVRDRAMGTTQLVSQRTDGSPMEEFAGALNPKITADGRYIAFDSDSAVLVDQDSNESQDVFLRDIQAGTTTRVSVSGLGIEIDGTNQVQSISPNGRYVVFNSDSATLSGGATGLHLYVRDIYSATTTRIDAVSSAVGFVNDAGTVVYRGGNEFGPGTEGIFRWTKDGGRQRLADPGLINVSDDGKWLIIYQRDRAQLIRIDTDTLAQQTLSTAGGPCCTSVDGLSVSRNGTATFSTNAPALTTLAGMSGQQVYQALAWSMDGRVALVSAATDGSPGNDRTYATAISADAGTVGMFSSATNLVTLPDLNNDWDVFVAPNPLYRP